A genomic segment from Nicotiana sylvestris chromosome 1, ASM39365v2, whole genome shotgun sequence encodes:
- the LOC104233533 gene encoding uncharacterized protein encodes MKQEPRSPPLPHHFRYSKRISSAAKPVVYFICLLLAYSLGYLSSSTRNTYANNKPPAHVNAVVNYVNTAISSGTEGDHNNFGAVCGEAVPSQNIRRTILERVFKGTSPWQNFPPPHVDSLLRKKWVKGWGSKGAVFENLIRKVRPKTIIEVGTFLGASALHMVELTRRLGLNNTQVVCIDDFRGWPGFSDHQKFKDMKMVNGDVLLMHQFMQNVVNANATESVVYMPFSSGSALEKLCEWGVYGELIEVDAGHDFHSAWSDINRAFKLLKPGTAGGVIFGHDYFTSADNRGVRRAVNLFASVHNLTVQVDGQHWVIHITNRLS; translated from the coding sequence ATGAAACAAGAACCACGATCGCCACCTCTGCCGCACCACTTTCGCTACTCAAAGAGAATTTCATCTGCGGCTAAACCAGTTGTCTACTTCATCTGTCTCCTCTTGGCTTACTCGCTGGGTTATCTATCTAGCTCCACGCGCAATACTTATGCTAATAACAAACCACCTGCGCATGTTAACGCTGTCGTCAACTATGTAAACACAGCAATTAGCAGCGGAACAGAAGGCGACCACAACAATTTCGGGGCGGTGTGTGGTGAGGCGGTTCCGTCACAAAACATCCGCCGCACAATTCTAGAGCGTGTCTTCAAGGGGACATCGCCGTGGCAGAATTTCCCGCCGCCACACGTGGACAGTCTCCTCCGAAAAAAGTGGGTCAAAGGTTGGGGGTCAAAAGGCGCGGTCTTCGAAAATCTCATACGCAAGGTGAGACCGAAGACCATAATTGAAGTAGGCACGTTTTTGGGTGCATCGGCGCTTCATATGGTTGAGCTGACCCGTCGACTGGGTCTAAACAACACTCAAGTCGTGTGTATAGACGACTTTCGTGGCTGGCCAGGTTTTTCAGATCATCAAAAGTTCAAAGACATGAAGATGGTGAACGGCGACGTTTTGTTAATGCATCAATTCATGCAAAACGTGGTGAACGCGAACGCGACGGAGTCAGTGGTTTACATGCCTTTTTCTAGCGGTTCTGCGCTGGAGAAGCTGTGTGAATGGGGTGTTTATGGTGAGTTGATTGAGGTTGATGCTGGACATGATTTTCACTCGGCTTGGTCTGATATAAACCGGGCTTTTAAGCTGTTGAAGCCCGGGACTGCTGGTGGGGTAATTTTTGGACATGATTATTTCACGTCAGCTGACAATAGAGGAGTGAGAAGGGCTGTTAATTTGTTTGCCAGCGTTCATAATCTCACTGTCCAAGTCGACGGTCAGCACTGGGTTATCCATATTACCAATCGATTGTCGTAA